A genome region from Bacteroidota bacterium includes the following:
- a CDS encoding choice-of-anchor D domain-containing protein, translated as MNTTTQHFLAAQGRRIAILSMFVTVLVIAAQYATSHSGGMTGQTNKSGDGQGCTCHCANSNSNTTVTISTNATSFEAGQTYSFTISVSNGNEVKGGCDIAVQSGTLAAGADGLQLSGTQLTHTSPKTLPATWSFTYTAPSTAGTDTIFAAGNAVNNDGGNGGGNCTDQWNFASKFVINVTAPQRTLVLSRNSIAFGSRRVGGSYTDTMRISSTGNATVAISSQSMKTANPITNSVTGSANLSAGSSETQTITFAPTSRGSFTDTLVVASDANNNNLASPTRQTVTVTGTGVQAIFNGANTVNFGSVRVGATKSLTYSIANTGDDTLFLTAPSITGSNAGAFSITSQPTLTIPPGGNTSVGIQFAPLTKQQLTATLSLTASNGVSVPTITLGGTGTAPIVTILSMTDLGTGRVGGTRNGSIQISNGGDADLNISSITISNQAQGSKFSFTGSTAAVITPNNSTVFQMQYSPTSERTDSAIITINSDDITAPSFKATVIGEGGLPKMAPLQTDTIKFGDVRVGANAQNFSLQIKNNGTYDLVVNSIDVTPSQFTVVGKPSTVAPKGAGQVTLKFAPTAAGKVVGTIIVHGDDVNNPVDTVYVSGNGTISNFDIPSGISFGDQKLNTSKDTLIKLRNLGTAPVKILQYGLTDPSNGFQLFSDTAAVRQINPHDSATIKLRFNAFKEQSFSGTLSITTDEGSSSIRQIQLTGRGVNSKLTIGVSSLDFGTVDSATTLVKSFSITNTGTAPATINALTLTGSTEFAVDSPKTAFTIAAGGSTTVLVQFAPVSAGIADGTLTISSAEGSSPQVLLHGIGKGKVDTTQSGSVRVVAPQVGFVRVVPNPATTAATLSMGLVAPLSDVKISFYDAAARLVASQSVGSLDEGVQQIPLTLPAISGVSFVRITSSGMLVGTVEIVITR; from the coding sequence GTGAACACTACCACTCAGCACTTCCTCGCTGCACAAGGACGCCGAATCGCGATCCTCTCAATGTTCGTAACGGTCTTAGTGATCGCTGCACAATATGCCACATCACACTCCGGCGGTATGACCGGGCAGACAAATAAGTCCGGCGACGGACAAGGGTGCACCTGCCACTGCGCCAACTCGAACAGCAATACCACCGTCACCATCTCAACGAATGCAACCTCGTTCGAGGCAGGCCAGACGTATTCATTCACGATATCGGTATCGAACGGGAATGAAGTCAAAGGCGGCTGCGATATCGCTGTTCAAAGCGGTACACTTGCTGCCGGTGCCGATGGTTTGCAGTTGAGCGGAACGCAGCTCACGCATACCTCACCGAAGACCTTGCCTGCTACCTGGAGCTTTACGTACACCGCACCGTCGACCGCAGGTACCGATACTATCTTCGCAGCAGGCAACGCAGTCAATAACGATGGCGGCAACGGCGGCGGCAACTGCACCGACCAGTGGAATTTTGCATCGAAGTTCGTGATCAACGTCACGGCGCCTCAACGGACGCTGGTACTCTCGCGCAACTCGATCGCGTTCGGCTCGCGCCGCGTCGGCGGTTCGTATACCGATACGATGCGCATTTCTTCCACAGGCAATGCAACCGTCGCTATCTCGTCGCAGTCGATGAAGACCGCCAACCCGATTACGAACTCCGTTACCGGATCCGCGAACCTGAGTGCCGGATCCAGCGAGACACAGACGATCACGTTCGCACCTACTTCGCGCGGATCGTTCACCGATACGCTTGTTGTCGCATCGGACGCGAATAATAACAATCTTGCGAGCCCGACCAGACAGACGGTCACGGTTACGGGTACGGGAGTTCAGGCCATCTTTAACGGCGCGAACACAGTGAATTTTGGCTCGGTCCGAGTTGGCGCGACCAAGTCATTGACTTACTCGATCGCAAATACCGGGGACGACACGCTGTTCTTGACGGCACCGTCGATTACCGGTTCGAATGCAGGGGCGTTTTCGATTACTTCTCAACCGACGCTGACAATTCCTCCGGGTGGAAATACATCGGTCGGTATTCAATTCGCACCGCTTACGAAGCAGCAGTTGACGGCGACACTGTCGCTCACGGCATCGAACGGCGTAAGTGTTCCGACGATCACCCTTGGTGGCACCGGTACGGCACCGATCGTTACGATCTTGTCGATGACCGATCTGGGGACCGGCCGTGTGGGCGGCACGCGGAACGGTTCGATCCAAATCAGCAACGGTGGTGATGCGGATCTGAATATTTCCTCGATCACGATCAGCAATCAGGCGCAAGGGAGCAAATTCTCTTTCACCGGATCGACTGCTGCGGTGATCACGCCGAATAATTCAACAGTGTTCCAGATGCAATATTCGCCGACGAGCGAACGCACGGACTCGGCGATCATCACCATCAACAGCGACGATATTACGGCACCTTCGTTCAAGGCGACCGTCATCGGGGAAGGTGGATTGCCGAAAATGGCGCCGCTTCAGACCGACACGATCAAGTTCGGTGATGTTCGCGTCGGAGCCAATGCACAGAATTTTTCTTTGCAAATCAAGAACAACGGCACCTATGACCTCGTGGTGAATTCGATCGATGTCACCCCGTCGCAATTCACCGTTGTCGGTAAGCCTTCGACAGTTGCCCCGAAGGGTGCCGGCCAGGTAACACTGAAGTTCGCGCCCACGGCGGCCGGGAAGGTCGTCGGCACGATCATCGTCCATGGCGACGATGTGAATAATCCCGTCGACACCGTCTATGTCAGCGGGAACGGGACGATCTCGAACTTCGACATTCCGTCGGGCATTTCCTTCGGCGATCAGAAGCTCAATACATCGAAGGATACGCTCATCAAATTGCGCAATCTCGGTACTGCTCCGGTCAAAATCCTGCAGTACGGCCTTACCGATCCGAGCAACGGATTCCAACTCTTTAGCGACACGGCCGCCGTTCGCCAGATCAATCCGCATGACAGCGCGACGATCAAGCTGCGGTTCAATGCATTCAAAGAGCAGTCCTTCTCCGGAACGCTCTCGATCACGACCGACGAAGGCAGCTCGAGCATTCGTCAGATCCAGCTCACCGGACGTGGCGTCAACTCGAAGCTGACGATCGGCGTGAGCTCGCTCGATTTCGGCACCGTCGACAGTGCGACTACTCTCGTGAAGAGCTTCTCGATCACGAATACGGGTACTGCACCGGCGACGATCAATGCGCTGACACTCACCGGCTCGACAGAGTTCGCCGTGGATTCGCCGAAGACGGCATTCACGATCGCCGCCGGTGGCTCGACTACAGTGCTCGTGCAATTCGCTCCGGTGTCAGCCGGTATTGCCGATGGTACGCTCACGATCTCATCGGCCGAAGGCTCGTCGCCGCAAGTGCTTCTGCATGGGATCGGCAAAGGCAAAGTAGATACCACGCAATCCGGTTCGGTGCGTGTGGTAGCGCCGCAAGTCGGGTTCGTCCGCGTGGTGCCAAATCCGGCAACGACTGCCGCAACGCTCTCGATGGGCCTCGTCGCACCACTATCGGATGTGAAGATTTCGTTCTACGATGCCGCTGCTCGGTTGGTGGCATCGCAATCGGTCGGTTCGCTTGACGAAGGCGTGCAGCAAATACCGCTCACGCTCCCGGCCATCTCGGGTGTCTCTTTCGTACGGATCACATCGAGTGGGATGTTGGTCGGTACGGTGGAGATTGTGATCACTCGCTGA
- a CDS encoding TldD/PmbA family protein: protein MANDILSSDELETLAKKTLKYSKSEWCEVSIDSARSSNLRYAANTVTTSGSSVNTTVHIKCANGKRAGSVTTNDLSDDGLSRAVARAHEISGLSPENEELMPPLDAKQEYLRSAQFDESSSDPSYTAGERARIANRAISEARARKFIAAGFLETIVSRTAFANSKGLFVEDEKTRSTFSTTMRNDDGTSSGWNKRASHAIARLDAERCIMRAAEKCAAWKSPSELDPGVYRTILEPSAAADMVQQFMWSLDARDAEEGRSPYSRPNGATALGEQLFSPKVHIYSDPNHPLAPAGVYTGEGMPTEHIDWVKDGKIENFTRGRYWAQKTGKPAVPGPANIILEGGNQLPEDFLANVSEGLLITSFWYIRDVDTQTLLKTGLTRDGVYWVKNGEIKYAVMNFRWNESPLNVLKNVEDMSRQVVTAPRDGDDDIQMMIPMMVVSGFNFSSVSDAV from the coding sequence ATGGCAAACGATATTCTTTCATCGGACGAATTAGAGACACTCGCGAAAAAGACGCTGAAGTATTCGAAGTCGGAGTGGTGCGAGGTGAGCATCGACAGTGCGCGCAGTTCGAATCTTCGCTATGCGGCCAATACCGTCACGACGAGCGGTTCGAGCGTCAACACGACCGTGCACATCAAGTGCGCCAACGGCAAGCGGGCAGGATCGGTCACGACGAACGATCTGAGCGACGATGGCCTCTCGAGGGCGGTTGCACGGGCGCATGAGATCAGTGGCCTCTCGCCCGAGAACGAAGAGCTGATGCCGCCGCTCGATGCGAAGCAAGAGTACTTGCGTTCGGCGCAGTTCGATGAGTCGAGCTCCGATCCGTCCTATACCGCAGGCGAACGTGCTCGGATCGCGAACCGCGCGATCAGCGAGGCTCGAGCGCGAAAGTTTATCGCTGCCGGATTCCTCGAGACGATCGTCAGTAGAACGGCATTTGCAAATTCGAAGGGATTGTTCGTCGAAGACGAAAAGACGCGCTCGACGTTCTCGACAACGATGCGCAACGACGACGGCACGTCCAGCGGCTGGAACAAGCGAGCCTCGCATGCGATCGCCCGGCTCGATGCCGAACGATGCATCATGCGCGCAGCCGAGAAATGCGCTGCATGGAAAAGTCCGTCCGAGCTCGATCCGGGTGTGTACCGTACGATTCTCGAACCGAGTGCGGCAGCCGACATGGTCCAGCAGTTCATGTGGTCGCTCGACGCTCGAGATGCCGAAGAAGGGCGCAGCCCTTATTCGCGTCCCAACGGGGCAACAGCGCTCGGTGAGCAGCTCTTCTCGCCGAAGGTGCATATCTATTCCGACCCGAATCATCCACTTGCTCCGGCGGGCGTGTATACCGGAGAGGGTATGCCCACCGAGCACATCGACTGGGTGAAAGACGGGAAGATCGAGAACTTCACACGCGGACGCTATTGGGCACAGAAAACCGGCAAACCGGCGGTTCCGGGACCCGCGAATATCATACTCGAAGGAGGCAATCAGTTGCCGGAAGATTTTCTTGCCAACGTGTCCGAAGGCTTGCTCATCACGAGCTTTTGGTACATTCGGGACGTCGATACCCAAACACTGCTCAAGACCGGGCTTACGCGCGACGGGGTATATTGGGTGAAGAACGGCGAGATCAAATACGCCGTGATGAACTTCCGATGGAACGAGTCGCCGCTCAACGTCTTGAAAAATGTCGAGGATATGTCGCGCCAAGTGGTGACGGCGCCTCGCGATGGCGACGACGATATCCAGATGATGATCCCGATGATGGTCGTGAGCGGGTTCAACTTCTCGTCGGTGTCGGACGCTGTATAG
- a CDS encoding Gfo/Idh/MocA family oxidoreductase, which translates to MKTGVIGVGHLGKVHARLWKQVHGAEFVGVFDMNTAAARELADELGVTAFESIEALLRETDGVSIVTPTSTHHAVAMQALSMGKHVLIEKPITTTIEEANELIALAKKNDLRIQVGHIERFNPALLAVEPFIKQPRFFESHRLAQFKPRGTDVAVVLDLMIHDIDVILSLVGAPVTSVDASGISVVSDEIDIANARIKFEGGAVANVTASRISQNPMRKLRIFEQDAYVSVDFASKQAEVFRLVSPEIATGSSSLLFNLGEIDRAEKKLNIVYERPDVKDVNPLLVELQEFCRVATTAARPIVSGEDGAAALEVADRILRSIRENAKR; encoded by the coding sequence ATGAAAACAGGCGTCATCGGGGTTGGGCATCTTGGTAAAGTCCATGCACGCTTATGGAAGCAAGTGCATGGCGCGGAGTTCGTCGGTGTATTCGATATGAATACGGCTGCAGCAAGAGAACTCGCAGACGAGCTTGGCGTGACTGCGTTCGAGTCGATCGAGGCGCTGCTTCGCGAAACCGACGGCGTCTCGATCGTGACGCCGACGAGCACCCACCATGCCGTTGCAATGCAGGCGTTGTCGATGGGCAAGCATGTGCTGATTGAAAAACCGATCACGACGACGATCGAAGAAGCCAACGAACTGATCGCGCTTGCGAAGAAGAACGATCTTCGTATTCAAGTCGGTCATATCGAGCGGTTCAACCCCGCACTCTTAGCCGTCGAACCCTTTATCAAGCAGCCGCGATTCTTCGAGTCGCACCGGTTGGCGCAATTCAAACCCCGCGGGACTGACGTTGCCGTTGTCCTCGATCTGATGATCCACGACATCGACGTGATTCTCTCGCTCGTCGGCGCGCCGGTGACATCCGTCGATGCCAGCGGAATCAGCGTCGTATCCGACGAGATCGATATCGCAAATGCACGCATTAAGTTCGAGGGAGGTGCGGTCGCGAATGTGACGGCAAGTCGCATCTCGCAAAATCCGATGCGGAAGCTTCGTATCTTTGAGCAAGACGCTTATGTGTCGGTCGATTTCGCTTCGAAACAGGCAGAAGTCTTCCGGCTCGTGAGTCCTGAGATAGCTACAGGGAGTTCATCGCTACTGTTCAACCTCGGCGAGATCGATCGCGCAGAAAAGAAACTCAACATTGTCTACGAGCGGCCGGATGTGAAAGATGTCAATCCGTTGCTCGTGGAGTTGCAGGAGTTTTGTCGTGTCGCAACGACTGCTGCTCGGCCGATCGTTTCGGGCGAGGACGGAGCAGCGGCGTTGGAAGTTGCAGATCGGATACTTCGTTCGATCCGAGAGAACGCCAAACGCTGA
- a CDS encoding GWxTD domain-containing protein has protein sequence MGDRRRTKQLTVLLLLCCTVTVHAQRFSADTRSYFDYGDQSYVTTLQSPAADTLYVLINTAHALFSFLKTDHTLSSRGSYFAVRDLSVEVRDAATSKVVVTRSVRDTIFAKEFSETTSKQRWESKVVALPLSSITTPLAVDVRTEVRDGFLSRLADRPASQSLTLRAFSGVRSLTAADTSDIGIGDPIVFDAAVADCNECARNYGNTTEFGRDLRGVLPIALALTDHLDSVVFTLYQESDQLQTPKFERHLVRHLAVLPESFIMHRREEVLSTDSLIRYRSVATSDTAVQHVLVPMNIDGRMLEPGDYSLVIEIYRGFQTRRVNRAIQLEWHDMPLSLQNAKDAIPPMSYILTDEEYSAMSSGSNAEELQKLYGYWKTQDPTPSTAYNEKMAEFYRRADYAYFNFARSPRQLDGAMTDRGKVYILYGPPTSIQRSFLVGEQPTETWTYSNNVKKVFRFVGQGGDSFKLIEVKPL, from the coding sequence ATGGGTGATCGAAGGCGCACAAAACAATTGACCGTTCTGCTGTTGCTCTGTTGCACTGTGACTGTGCATGCGCAGCGTTTTTCTGCCGACACGCGGTCGTATTTCGATTATGGTGACCAGAGCTATGTCACGACGCTTCAATCGCCGGCGGCAGATACGCTCTACGTCCTCATCAACACCGCACATGCCCTGTTCTCATTTCTGAAGACCGACCACACCCTCTCTTCACGCGGATCCTATTTTGCCGTGCGCGATCTTTCGGTCGAAGTTCGTGACGCCGCGACTTCGAAAGTTGTCGTAACGCGATCGGTACGTGACACTATCTTCGCAAAAGAATTTTCCGAAACGACATCGAAGCAACGATGGGAATCGAAGGTTGTCGCGCTGCCGCTCTCGTCGATTACCACGCCTCTTGCGGTAGATGTTCGCACCGAAGTGCGCGATGGTTTCCTCTCGCGCTTAGCGGACCGTCCTGCAAGCCAATCACTGACACTGCGAGCATTCTCGGGTGTCCGTTCGTTGACTGCCGCCGATACGAGCGATATCGGTATCGGCGACCCGATCGTCTTCGACGCTGCGGTCGCTGACTGCAACGAGTGTGCTCGAAACTATGGCAACACCACAGAATTCGGACGCGACCTGCGAGGAGTACTCCCGATCGCACTTGCATTGACGGATCATCTTGATAGTGTCGTATTCACATTGTATCAGGAATCCGATCAACTCCAGACCCCGAAGTTCGAGCGGCACCTCGTTCGCCATCTTGCGGTCTTGCCCGAGTCCTTTATCATGCACCGTCGTGAGGAGGTGTTATCGACCGATAGTCTCATTCGGTATCGTTCGGTTGCAACGAGTGATACCGCAGTACAGCATGTGCTCGTGCCAATGAATATCGACGGACGCATGCTCGAGCCGGGAGATTATTCTCTGGTGATAGAAATTTATCGCGGCTTCCAGACTCGACGTGTTAATCGTGCGATCCAGCTCGAGTGGCACGATATGCCGCTTTCGTTACAAAATGCGAAAGATGCGATTCCTCCGATGAGTTATATTCTGACTGACGAAGAGTATTCGGCGATGTCATCGGGTTCGAATGCCGAAGAACTACAGAAATTGTATGGGTATTGGAAGACGCAAGATCCAACCCCGTCTACTGCGTATAATGAGAAGATGGCGGAATTCTATCGCCGTGCCGATTATGCATATTTCAATTTTGCCCGTAGCCCAAGACAGCTTGACGGCGCTATGACCGATCGCGGGAAAGTCTATATATTATATGGTCCCCCCACATCCATTCAACGCTCGTTCCTCGTCGGGGAACAACCGACCGAAACCTGGACGTACTCGAATAATGTGAAGAAAGTATTTCGTTTCGTCGGTCAGGGAGGTGATTCGTTTAAGCTGATCGAGGTTAAGCCGTTATAA
- a CDS encoding pyridoxal phosphate-dependent aminotransferase has translation MHIAQRIGRLGTETSFVVLQRARELEAQGKDIVHLEIGEPDFDTAPNIVAAAKLALDQGFTHYGPAPGLPEFRKVIADVEGKRRGLDFDPSEVVVCPGAKPVMFYAIMAAVDPGDEVIYPNPGFPIYESCIELAGGIAVPLVLKEEKGFRFDIEDLRKLVTPKTRMIIINSPQNPTGGVLTQDDLKGIAEIAVKHDIMVLSDEIYGRVVYDGFVNHTIAAIPGMRERTIILDGFSKTYAMTGWRLGYGIMPADFAAVCSKLQTNVPSCATSFIQRAGMEALTGPQEWVDGVVAEFKRRRDFIVDALNDIPGFKCHKPLGAFYVFPNITGTGLDSRAIADKILYEGNVACLSGTSFGKYGEGYIRFSYANSIENIEKAMTRIKKLFV, from the coding sequence ATGCACATCGCACAACGGATCGGACGCCTCGGGACGGAAACTTCATTTGTGGTTCTGCAGCGTGCTCGCGAACTCGAAGCACAGGGAAAAGACATCGTCCATCTCGAGATCGGCGAGCCCGATTTCGACACGGCACCGAACATTGTCGCCGCCGCAAAACTCGCGCTCGATCAGGGGTTCACGCATTACGGTCCGGCTCCCGGACTTCCGGAATTCCGCAAGGTGATTGCCGATGTGGAAGGGAAGCGCCGCGGACTTGACTTCGACCCGAGCGAAGTGGTGGTCTGCCCCGGTGCAAAGCCAGTGATGTTCTATGCGATCATGGCTGCCGTCGATCCGGGCGATGAAGTGATCTACCCGAACCCGGGTTTCCCGATCTACGAAAGCTGTATCGAGCTTGCGGGTGGTATTGCTGTGCCGCTTGTGCTCAAGGAAGAGAAGGGATTTCGGTTCGACATCGAAGATCTGCGCAAGCTCGTGACGCCGAAGACGCGCATGATTATTATCAATTCGCCGCAAAACCCGACCGGCGGTGTCCTCACGCAGGACGATCTCAAGGGGATCGCAGAGATTGCCGTCAAGCACGACATCATGGTGCTTTCGGATGAGATCTATGGACGTGTGGTGTATGACGGATTCGTCAATCATACGATCGCAGCAATACCTGGCATGCGCGAGCGCACGATCATCCTCGACGGATTTTCCAAGACCTATGCGATGACCGGCTGGCGCCTTGGCTACGGCATCATGCCCGCCGACTTTGCCGCGGTATGCTCTAAGCTTCAGACGAACGTCCCGAGCTGTGCGACGAGCTTCATCCAGCGTGCTGGCATGGAGGCGTTGACCGGTCCGCAGGAGTGGGTTGACGGTGTGGTCGCCGAGTTCAAGCGTCGTCGCGATTTCATCGTCGATGCGCTCAACGACATTCCGGGCTTCAAGTGCCACAAACCGTTGGGTGCATTCTATGTCTTCCCGAACATCACCGGCACGGGCCTCGACTCGCGCGCCATTGCCGACAAGATCCTCTATGAAGGAAATGTAGCCTGCCTTTCGGGCACATCGTTCGGCAAGTATGGTGAAGGTTACATCCGCTTCAGCTATGCCAACTCGATCGAGAACATCGAGAAGGCGATGACGCGGATCAAGAAGCTGTTTGTGTAA
- a CDS encoding endonuclease domain-containing protein — protein MGTYTHSLLSTARSFRKNPTHTEKLMWHALRRHGQRGLKFRRQHPIIGFIVDFYCAEHRLIVEIDGDVHERSDVERRDATRQRALEQAGFRLIRFTTNQVSMNIDGVISSILVACGLEELPQTHLESPTYITPP, from the coding sequence ATGGGTACCTATACACATTCCCTGCTGTCAACAGCCAGATCATTTCGCAAGAACCCAACCCACACTGAGAAACTCATGTGGCATGCCCTGCGTCGCCACGGCCAACGCGGGTTGAAGTTTCGTCGGCAACACCCCATCATTGGATTCATTGTTGACTTTTACTGCGCGGAGCATCGGCTAATCGTCGAGATCGACGGCGACGTACATGAACGAAGCGACGTAGAACGCCGCGATGCTACTCGCCAACGTGCGCTGGAACAAGCCGGATTCCGGTTGATCCGATTCACGACAAATCAGGTATCTATGAATATCGATGGAGTGATCTCTTCGATCTTAGTCGCGTGTGGGTTGGAGGAATTGCCGCAGACGCACTTGGAGTCGCCGACCTATATAACCCCTCCCTAA
- a CDS encoding TldD/PmbA family protein, translating into MHRRVFLKGALAGGALALTGLDARLASAASLLRPDGGALTKPSADQQALADTLLAYAKSQGATYADVRISRYASQSVGVRDSVVTGVSDSDSFGLGVRVIKSGTWGFSATQMVNETNGKRAVDEAVQMAEANSKLQSIPLDLAPVDAVTAEWKTPIKKNPFDVSFKERAEFLLSMHALAKGVDVGGKKLFINSHLSSVREEKYFASTDGSKIWQEVTRVDPSTHITIADRAKGEFASRALFVLPQGRGYEYVEAYPYKEEIAQAVAEATQKLSARSVEPGKYDLILHPTHLWLTIHESIGHPTELDRIMGYEANFAGTSFVKKDDLNSLTYGSDNVNIVADRTQDGALATVGFDDDGVPSQSYDLIREGELVGLQTTREQAKMIGEARSRGQSYAQGWWSVPFQRMPNVSLKPGKTKRSLNDLIADTDSGILIKGNSSYSIDHQRYNFQFTGQVAYEIKGGKLGDMLRDVAYQANTRDFWKRCDSVCDQSEYMLGGAMNDGKGEPMQSNPVSHGCAPARFSRIAVINTKSQSAKARSGMIDYEE; encoded by the coding sequence ATGCATCGTCGAGTATTCTTGAAGGGCGCGCTGGCAGGCGGTGCGCTCGCACTTACCGGCCTCGATGCCCGTCTTGCCAGTGCGGCGTCGTTGCTGCGACCTGACGGCGGAGCGCTCACAAAACCATCGGCCGACCAGCAAGCGCTTGCCGACACGTTGCTCGCATATGCCAAGAGCCAGGGAGCGACCTACGCGGATGTGCGCATCTCACGCTATGCATCGCAATCGGTCGGCGTCCGCGATTCGGTCGTCACCGGCGTGAGCGATTCGGATTCGTTCGGGCTTGGCGTACGCGTAATCAAATCCGGCACCTGGGGCTTCAGCGCAACCCAAATGGTCAACGAGACGAACGGGAAACGCGCGGTGGACGAAGCGGTGCAAATGGCCGAAGCAAACTCCAAGCTGCAGTCGATCCCGCTCGATCTGGCACCGGTCGATGCGGTGACGGCCGAGTGGAAGACGCCGATCAAGAAGAACCCGTTCGACGTTTCGTTCAAAGAACGCGCTGAATTCCTGCTCAGTATGCATGCGCTTGCGAAGGGCGTGGATGTCGGCGGCAAAAAGCTCTTTATCAATTCGCATCTCTCGTCGGTGCGCGAGGAGAAGTATTTCGCATCGACCGATGGATCGAAGATTTGGCAGGAAGTGACGCGTGTCGATCCGTCGACGCACATCACGATTGCCGATCGAGCCAAAGGTGAATTCGCCAGCCGTGCGCTCTTCGTGCTTCCGCAAGGCAGAGGGTATGAATACGTCGAAGCGTATCCCTATAAAGAGGAGATTGCACAAGCCGTTGCCGAAGCGACGCAGAAGCTTTCGGCCAGGAGCGTCGAACCCGGGAAGTACGATCTGATCCTGCACCCGACGCACTTGTGGCTGACAATCCACGAAAGTATCGGGCATCCGACGGAGCTCGATCGCATCATGGGTTACGAGGCGAACTTTGCCGGTACGAGCTTCGTGAAAAAAGACGACCTGAATAGTCTTACCTATGGCAGCGATAACGTCAACATCGTCGCCGATCGGACGCAGGATGGCGCGCTCGCAACCGTCGGCTTTGATGACGACGGCGTGCCGTCGCAGTCATACGATCTGATTCGTGAAGGGGAGCTCGTCGGATTGCAAACGACGCGCGAACAAGCGAAGATGATCGGGGAGGCGCGTTCGCGTGGACAGAGCTATGCGCAAGGTTGGTGGAGCGTGCCGTTCCAGCGGATGCCGAATGTCAGTCTGAAACCGGGCAAGACGAAACGCTCGCTGAACGATCTCATCGCCGATACCGACAGCGGCATCCTGATCAAAGGAAATTCCAGCTATTCGATCGATCACCAGCGATATAACTTTCAGTTTACCGGGCAGGTCGCATACGAGATTAAAGGGGGAAAGCTCGGCGATATGTTGCGCGACGTAGCGTATCAGGCAAACACCCGCGACTTCTGGAAGCGATGCGATAGCGTCTGTGACCAAAGCGAGTATATGCTTGGCGGCGCGATGAACGACGGCAAAGGCGAGCCGATGCAGTCGAACCCGGTCAGCCATGGCTGTGCGCCGGCGCGGTTCTCGCGGATCGCAGTAATCAACACCAAGTCGCAATCGGCCAAAGCCCGTTCGGGCATGATCGATTACGAAGAGTGA
- a CDS encoding riboflavin synthase → MFTGIIEELGTVIAVMQSGTSLRIEFSAEKVLGDLKVDDSIAVNGVCQTVVNRASLSFEVICVAETIGKTTLGSLKVGDRVNLERAATLSTRLGGHLVQGHVDAVATLEQIIPIDGSWEFYFRLPQALMRYVIPRGSIAIDGVSLTVAEVEGDRIKTAIIPHTFELTTFGSLRVGDRVNIEPDSIVKMVERLLEAQAEAR, encoded by the coding sequence TTGTTTACCGGTATCATCGAGGAACTCGGCACAGTGATTGCTGTAATGCAATCTGGCACATCTTTGCGTATAGAATTTAGTGCAGAGAAGGTGCTGGGCGACTTGAAAGTTGATGATTCTATTGCAGTTAACGGCGTGTGTCAGACTGTGGTGAATCGGGCTTCGTTGTCTTTTGAGGTCATTTGTGTCGCCGAAACCATTGGGAAAACGACACTTGGCTCTTTGAAAGTTGGGGATAGGGTGAATCTCGAGCGGGCAGCGACACTTTCGACGCGGCTCGGCGGGCATCTGGTTCAGGGGCATGTCGATGCGGTCGCAACTCTGGAGCAGATCATACCGATCGACGGCAGTTGGGAATTCTACTTCCGGCTTCCGCAGGCTCTCATGAGATATGTGATCCCGCGCGGCTCGATCGCCATCGACGGGGTCAGCCTGACGGTCGCGGAGGTCGAAGGAGACCGGATCAAGACCGCGATTATCCCCCATACGTTCGAACTGACGACCTTCGGCTCGCTTCGAGTTGGCGACCGGGTCAATATCGAACCCGACAGCATTGTGAAGATGGTAGAACGCTTGCTCGAGGCTCAGGCTGAAGCCCGATAA